A stretch of DNA from Vibrio gallaecicus:
TTGGAAGATACGGTGACCTAGGAAGTCAGGTGACCACATAGCAACAGCAAGAATTGCAAACGGTAGAGAAGCAATGAAGTGCTCTACGTTTGGTAGACCAAGCATCCAACCTTCAGAAGTAGAACCCCACCAGTAAACTGGGTTTAGGTTAGGAATACCCATTTCAGTTTCGAACACGATATCGAAACCAGCACCTAGTACAAGTGCAATAGCAAGGCCTGTGAACGCACAAACTGGGATAGCTAACCAACGCTTGTTTACTTTTGCTAAGAAAGCGTAGATAGCAATAGTGATCGCAAGAACAATTAAACCCACGTAACCCATGCTGCCAGCTTCAACCGTAGAAGATTGAAGACCAACCGCCCAAGCTTGAATTGAGTTAATTTGGCTCATGGTACCGGTGAGACCTAAGAAAATGAGCAAGCCACCTGCTGTGCCCTCGGAAGTGAGGTTTACAAGTTTAGAGCCGCCTTTTAGGAAACTTAGGATTAAACCGAAGACACCGATAAGGATTGCCAATGCAAGAGGGTGAGCACCAGCTAAAGCGATGGTACCGATAAGAGGGATCATTGGGCCGTGGTTACCGGCAAGGTTTGCTTTAGGGTTGAAGAAACCAGAGGCAAGAATACAGAAAAGTAGTGCAGGGATAAGCATTTCTACACGAGCTACTTCAATTGCAAACTCTTTACCAAGGTTCACGTGATCCCAAGCTTGAGTCAGGCCATCAGCCCAAGACATCATTACTGCTGAGTACATCGCGATAATGCCGATAGTACCAGCAAGTGCAGGAACCAAATCTTCAAGTTCAAAACGGAAATCACGACCTGGCAAGTTCAACCCGAAGCGGCGTGGCTTCATGATTTGCAGTTCGTGGTCTAGGTAATCTGAGCGGTTTTCAAACTCAGATGCAGGTCGGTGAAGCTCTTGATAGCTTTTCTCTTCTACTTCAGAGTTCTTATTGTTGACAACGTCTGACATAGATTCCTCATATTTTAATTGTTAGTAATTCTAAAATTGAATTCTATAAACCCGCATCCTGCGGTATTTCCTTTATGACTCAACCGCCAAATAGCTGTTGCACGTCATGCATGTGCTTAATATAGCTAAGTTGAAAGAAATGTTTGGTACTTTTTAGTACCTTAACTTTGCGTTGGAGTCTAACAAGCTTACCCTTTAGGGTGATTGATCTTGATCACTTTATGAGTGTATGTGAAAGAAAGCTACATAAATGCTCAATTAGTTATATGTGCGTTGAATAAAAGTGTAATTTGTTTTCATAACTTGACGTTTATACTCGAAAGACTAAGTTTTAAACGTATAAGACAATAAATAACTAATTATTGGCGTATTATTTGCTTACTTATTGATAGTGATTAAATTTTGGCGAGCTGTTGCCACCGACAGGGATATAAAAATGAATACAACAAAAATGTTGCCGCTTGTGGCAGTAATGACAGGGCTATTGGCAGGTTGTGGCGGGAGCAGCAGCGGAGGCGGGGGCGGTGCTCCAGCAAAAACAAAGATTGATCTGGAATTCGTAAAAGTTGAAGAAAAGGATGCATCGACAGTTGCCTCTTGTAAATTCTACGATAGAACTCGAACGGTCATAGAAAATAACGGTATCGAAGATATTACAACCAAGGCTTTGATTGCTAAACCAATTGAAGACTCTCTTAATAGTTTATTATCAATTGTTTATTCTGACGCTGATGGTGAATTACAATCTTCCTCTCAAGAGTTTGTAAATGATGGTGTCGTTACCGTTGTCATTGATGACATTCCTGATGGTGGCTACCTGAATATACGAGAGCAAGTAGGTTTTGATGTCTACGTTACGTCTTATTCAAAAGAACTGCTTGAAGCTAACGCTGATAATATGTCAAAAATGCTTTTAACAGCGGTTAGCCCAATCCCATCGTTATCCTGTACTACTGGCAGTAATCTAATTGAGATTACAAAAAATGGGATAAGGTATTTAAATACAACAGACAATACATCGGGTGATTCAGCTGTTTTTCCATATCATTTTACCTCAGATCTAGAGTCTGAAACTTCAAATAACCCTGAGGTGGTTATCAATACTGATTTTCAAGCTTTGAACACGGATATTACTCTTATCACTCAGTACAGAGCGGATAATAGTTTGTTCCAATATGGATTTGAAGATTGGAATGCAGGCAGTATTGAAATGTCATATACAGGTTCTAGTGAAACAATTAGCCGTCCTTCATCTGTGGTATACAATGATCTAGAGATCGGTGTTGTTTACAAAAACACAGACAAAGTATTAATGACTGTTCCTAACTCAACAAATACTTACTATCACACAAGTGCGTTGCGCGACGGAGAACAATGGTTCGCTAAAACAGAAGGTACACCTGTAGCAAGTTGGGCTGCTGAGCTAAATGTTCCTATGGACGATACTTGGACCCTTAGTGTAGACGAGTCGGATTTGTTCAATACCTCAACTTTAGCCGATGTAGATGCGAATCTTTCAAACCAAGCTAATAATGCACTAGTTGTTGATTTAACTAATAGCATAACCATTGGTTCAGTCGATAATGGTATACAGCGTATTACGCTAAAACCAAATTCTAATTCTGTTGATACCCAATTGCATACTATTTACAGCTTTACACAAGATTCTGTGATTGTTCCAAAAATCGAAGTGATAGATGCTTCTGATTTAACAACTTACTCTTTACAGCAAAACTACTGGTTTACAGAGAGTGACGAAGATTTAGATATTCGTTTCGTACTTGATGGCTTTAATACTACTGCACTATCAGATTCAGCTTATGATCCGCATGGGTTAATTTTAGATGAAAGCAAAAGAGTCGAAATTAAAGCACAAAGTAAAAGTACTAAATTCATTTCGGTTCAACGCGCACAGTAAGCTGCTTGTGTAACATTTTTGAAACTAATTAAAGCCCCTTGATTGGGGCTTTTTTATAAATACTATTCACCAAAATGAGAAGAAAACGCTACCTATTGCATAATCAATCAGAGTGAATTGCTATTTATTCTTAATTCTCAAGGTTAATAATTTGTTGCATGTTGTTTCGCGTGGTGCTAGTTTGTATCGCATGAAAAGGTCGGAGTACCTTGCAGTTATCATAGAACTTGGGAGAAAAAGCGCATGAAAGATGTACCAGCGCTGGATATAAAAGATCTGCATAAGACGTTTGGTCAAAATGAAGTGTTAAAAGGGATTTCACTTTCTGCGCATAAAGGAGACGTGGTATCTATCATCGGTTCTTCCGGTTCAGGCAAAAGTACCTTCCTAAGATGTATCAACCTTTTAGAAACTCCAACTGCAGGCGAAATTTGGGTTAATGGTGAATTAATTCAAATGAAAAACAATCGCCAAGGGGTTTCTGTTCCTTCCAATGAAAAACAAGTTCAGCGTATCCGCTCTCGTCTCGCAATGGTATTCCAAGGTTTTAACCTATGGTCTCACTTAACGGTGCTTGAAAATGTCATTGAAGCGCCTGTTCATGTACTTGGTGTACCTAAAGCTCAAGCAATTGAAAATGCAGAGTTGTTACTAAAAAAAGTCGGCTTGTACGAACGTAAAGATTATTACCCAGGTCACTTGTCTGGCGGGCAACAGCAACGTGCAGCAATTGCACGAGCACTCGCTGTAGATCCTGAAGTTATGCTATTTGATGAACCAACGTCTGCACTTGATCCAGAATTAGTCGGTGAAGTTCTTGGCGTAATGCGAGACTTGGCTGAAGAAGGCAGAACTATGTTAGTTGTGACACACGAAATGGCTTTTGCCCGTGACGTATCTAACCATGTGATGTTTTTACACCAAGGATTAGTGGAAGAACAGGGTGATCCAGCTAAACTCTTTACGCAGCCTGAGTCTGAACGCTTACAACAATTTATATCATCTATTTACTAAGGATTCGTTCTCCTCTGTAAATCGACATCAAATTAAAACAGCAATACTTAAACGATTAAGTATTGTGCTAACAATAAAACACAACATAAGAAATACAATCTCAATCACAGGAGTATAGGGATATGAAAAAGTGGTTATTAGTAGCAGCACTTGCTGCAACAGCTGCAACGGGCGTAGCGCAAGCTAAGGAATGGAAAACAGTTCGTTTTGGTATTGAAGGTGCTTACCCTCCATTTAGCTGGACAGAAGCCGATGGTTCTCTAAAAGGTTTTGATGTCGATATGGCAAACGCACTTTGTACCGAAATGCAAGTGAAGTGTAAGATCGTTGCTCAAGATTGGGATGGTATTATTCCATCACTGCTTGCTCGTAAATACGATGCAATTATCGCAGCAATGTCTATTACTGAAGAACGTAAAAAGAAAATCGACTTCACAGGTAAGTACGCTCTTATCCCAAACAAATTTATCGCTAAAAAAGGCGCAGGCATTAATTTTGATGATCTAAGTGGTCAAAAAATTGCGGTTCAGCGTGCAACAACTCACGATAAGTATCTAACAGATAACTACGGCGACAAAGTAAGCATTGTTCGTTACGGTTCTTTTGATGAAGCATATTTAGACCTTGCTAATGGTCGTGTAGTTGCCGTTTTAGGTGATGCCTCTGCACTTGAAGAAGGTGTTCTGAATAAAGCTGGTGGTGAAGCATACGAATTCGTAGGTCCATCACTTACTGACCCTAAATGGTTCGGTGATGGCTTTGGTATTGCACTGCGTAAACAAGATAAAGATCTAACTAAAAAACTTGATGCAGCAATCCTTTCATTACGTGAAAAAGGTGTTTACCAAGACATCGCGGCTAAATACTTCAACTACGATGTATACGGTCAATAATACATAGAGTGTTAAGTATGTAGGGAGAGGGTAAGCCTCTCCCTATTTATATCTCTACCAACTTTTTCGCTGTTTGTTGGAATTTATTATGTTTGATTTACAAGGTTACGAAGCCTCTATTTTAAGTGGGGCTCTGCTTACCATTGAAGTTGCCCTTCTTTCGCTGATCTTAGCCATGGTTCTTGGGATGCTAGGAGCATTAGCAAAGCTAGCGCCTTACCGCTGGGCTCGTGCAATCGCAACACTCTACACAACTGTTATTCGCGGTATTCCTGACCTAGTGTTGATGATGCTGATCTTCTTTGGTGGACAAATCCTTTTAAATAACAGTTTGTACTCCATCAATGAGTGGTTAAATGAATGGTTTACTTCGAGTGATCCAAACCATGAGTGGACGTCTTATCTCCCTGATTATATTGATGTAAGTCCATTTGTTGCTGGCGTATTAACCATTGGTTTTATTTTTGGCGCTTATATGGCTGAAACCTTCCGTGGTGCAATTATGGCGGTTGATCATGGAGAAATGGAAGCTGCAAAAGCTTACGGTATGAGCCCTGTATTGGCATTTCGCCGAATCTTACTACCACAAATGATACGACATGCATTACCTGGTTTTGGTAACAATTGGTTGGTATTGCTAAAAACAACAGCGTTAGTGTCTATCATCGGGTTAGAAGATATGGTTCGAGTCAGTGCGTTAGCTGCGGGTTCAACGAAAATGCCATTTACTTTTTATATGACCGTTGCTTTGATCTTCTTATTCTTTACTAGTGTATCGACAGGCGCATTAAAGCTTGTTGAACGCAAATTTAGTATCCACGCGAGGTAACTATGGATTTTTCATTGATAGTTGAAAGCCTACCTATTTACCTTGACGGTTTGTGGACGACAACTTGGCTTGTATGCTTAGCTTTGGTTCTTGGTTTAGCGATTGCAATTCCATTAGCTATTGCACGTAATAGCCCTAACATGCTGATTAATGCACCGTCATGGTCATTTATCTACTTTTTCCGTGGTACGCCATTACTCGTGCAGCTCTACCTAATTTATTATGGTATGGATCAGTTTTTCCCAGTAAAAGATACACTTTGGGAGCATGCTTGGTTTTGCGCACTTGTCGCGTTTGTTTTAAATACCTCTGCTTATACAGCCGAGATAATACGCGGTGCTATTAATGGTTTACCTAAAGGTGAAGTAGAAGCAGCAAAAGCGTATGGAATGAGCACAGCAAAAACTTACCGACGAATTATTTTGCCGAGTGCATTACGCAGAGCTTTACCGGCTTACAGTAACGAAGTTATTTTCATGCTGCATGGTTCAGCTGTTGCAGGCATTGTAACAATTATGGACTTAACCGGTGCAGCAAGACTGGTTAACTCACGTTACTATGCGCCTTTTGAATCGTTTTTGACGGCTGGTTTGTTCTACATGGGGCTGACGTTTATCATCATTGCGATTTTTAAATATGCAGAGAAACGTTTCCTTGCTTATTTAAGACCTCTTAGTTAATAAAAAAACAGCGCCTCTGGGCGCTGTTTTTGGTTTTATAAACTTATTTTTCTTAAGAGCCACATTTGAAATTGTTAATTTAATTCAGAAATATAAATTCGGTGCACTATATAGATTGACCAAATTGAAACTGTGGCTACACTCGGCGTAATTTTTTAATGTGTGAAAAAGTAATGAATAAATACGGTCTGATTTGCATTTTAGCATTGGTAATTTCTGGTTGTGGCGGAAGTGACGGGGGCGGGAGTTCGGTTTCGAAGACTCCAGTGGAACAAGCTCTTGATACTGGTGATGCGTCGCTCGTTGAGGAACCAAATGAGCTAATTGAAGCGAGTGTGAGTTTAGTAGAAGAATATAAATCGGACTACACTGAAATCAAGCGTCACCTCTCAGTAGCTAGCGATGGTACTGTTCTATCAAATTTGCATTGGGATCCTACCCACGATACTGCAATCATCACTCCAACATATGGTTTCAATGACGCGATACTGAAAACGAACAAAGCAATGATCAGTGGTTACGAAGATCAAGAGCTAGTGATCGGTGTTGCAGGTTTTCAAAGTAATGGCTCCCGTTACGCAGCTCTGGCGAGCAATCCTTTTCGTACCCAGCAGCGTTTTCCTGAATCCGTTAACCCTGAAATGGAAACTTGGCTTCTCAACTTAGTTTCTTGGATTTCCGGCTCGAATGATAAGCCACAGAATATTGTGCTTGCCCAGATGGATCAATCTCATTACTTTCCTGATGATGGAGCAACCCGCAAATGGTTAACTGAAAATAACCTTGGGCTGACTTCTATTAATGCTGATGATCAATGTGACGGGCAAAAACTATCTCAGTGTATTGCGGATAAACCTGATTTATTGATTATCTCTCAAAAATTAAATTCAGGAGATGATATTGATAATGTACTTGATGGTGTGCGTTTAGCTTTTGAACAAAAAATTCCTGTTTTATATCTTCACTTAGATGGTGGAATGACGGAGTTAGGTAATGAACTATTTTCACTGATGAATATTACCTATGTGGGTGATAATTACTGGAGGAAGCTGGGCTTAACTAACTGGGATTCGACTCAATTAATCGATCAGGTTCCTGAGTCGATAGCATTGCAGCAGGAATTGTTGAAGAAGTTTCATGATGAAAGCTTCACAGTTAATCTTCAAGAGTGTGATGACAAATCATGTTCTGATGCATCATTGATGGCTGATCAGTTTTATCCAGCGGCACAAAGCATACAGCAGCATTTAACAGCGTTAGATAAAAATAAGGTTGATCTGTTTGCAACGAGTGATTACCAATATGAAAAACTTTTAATCTTATTGGCTGACAAATACCGCCAAGATGTTTCTTTCCCAATGGATAAAGAATCAACTCGTACTATTGATTTTCTGAAGTCTTATTATTCAGATTACACTCTGTACCATAGCCGAGAGTTAAATGCTGCCCAGCCTGATTTAGGTAACTTCAGCACGAAGTCGTTCAAGGATATCGAAAGGTTAAATAAAACGGTACAAATGGAATCTAAACGTAATTTCCGTTCTGCCGGTGTGTACGTTATCCCAGGGCAAACTTTTAAAGTGACTAGGGTTGATCAAAACTCAGTAGCGACTTCTATTGTTATTAATAGCTTGCGAAGTGGTGCGACACATGAGTTTTCTACAGATGGTTATGCCAGACCTAAATTTTTGACTTCAACAAGCTATCGAGTAGAACCTGGAGAAACGATTTCACTAACATCTGCGTATGGCGGGACGGTGCAAGTTCACTTTGATACGAATGACATTGATGTTGAATTAAGGTTTGAAAATATCGCTCAGCATCCAATTTGGCGCAGTGATAACGACAATGAAAGTTTTGTTGCTCAACTTGCTGAAGCTAAATTTGATTGGGCTGAACTGATCACTCCTGGCTTTGAAGTTCACTCTAAGTTAGAAAAAATGCAAGAATCTGTGAGCCCAGCTAATTGGGCTAAACCTGAAGATATGGCAGCCGCAACGGAAAAGTATGTTCATGACTTACCGCATGCTTTAGCTGGTTTTGAAGGACCCGGAATTACAAATATCCAAGAAATCCATCAGTACGGGAAAGATCAAGGCTGGGAAATTCAAACAATTGATATCGTAAAACATATGAATGCCGATCAAGCGACCTGCGGCTATGGTTGTTCAGGAAACCCATACGATGCTTATTGGAATTTCAATCCTTTAGGTCATGGTGACTTGCATGAGTTAGGGCATGGTCTAGAAAAAAGCAGATTTAGATTTTCTGGGTGGGACGGTCATTCAACGACTAACTACTATTCCTACTACAGTAAGTCTCGATACTATGCGGATGAAGGTGCGGTATCAGCATGTCAGGGTTTAGATTTCAAAGGACAATTTGAGTTATTACAACAAAGCCGCCTAGAAGCTGATCCTAATGCTTTCATGGCAGCTCAAAACCAAACAAGTTGGAGTTGGGGAGCCAGAGTTTATATTCAAATGATGATGTCTACTCAGAATCAAAATGTATTAAACAATGGTTGGCACTTACTGGGTCGTTTACATCTAATCGAACGTGAGTTCAATCGATTGAAATCGAGTGATGAGCTTTGGAATACTCGCAAAGGAACAATAGGTTTCGCGAGCTATACACGTGAAGAGGCTAATGACTTGAATAATGACGATTGGCAACTTGTCGCATTAAGTTATGTTTCTGAGCATGATATGCGTAATTATTTGGATATGTGGGGCTTTAGCTTTAGTGATAAGGCAAAAGAGCAAGTGGCGAGTTTAAACTTGAATGAAATGCCGCTTAACTACTTCGCATCTTCTAACCAAGGCTATTGCCTTGATGAGTTTGCGGTAAAACCTGTCAGTATAAATGGTACGAATAGCTGGCCATTAAACTGAGTTATTAAAAAACGAAATAAAAAGGGAAGCAGATGTGCTTCCCTTTTTTTCTTATATGCGGATTTTACTTTCTGGTATCTATAGAGGCTTTATTATTTGAATGTGGACCAAATTGGAGCGTGGTCAGAAGGTTTTTCAATTCCTCTTAATTCATAATCAATGCCTGCTTCAATACATTTAGCGGCGAGCTTTGGAGTCGCAAGAACCACATCAATTCGTAAACCGCGGTTATCAGGGAAGCCTTTAGAGCGGTAATCAAACCAAGAGTATTGGTCGTTTACGCTTGGGTACAATTTTCTGAAAGTGTCTTCAAATCCCCAATCCATGAGCGTTTTCAACCATTCACGTTCTTCTGGTTGGAATGAACATTTCCCTGTTTTTAGCCAACGTTTCGCGTTTGGTTCACCAATACCAATATCCGCATCTATAGGACTAATGTTGATATCGCCCATTACGATGACTTGTTCTTCCTTAGTGTGATGCTCTGTTAGATAGGTCATTAAATCGGTGTAAAACTGGCGTTTATACGGGTACTTGGTTTCGTGTTTAACATTGTCCCCTTGCGGGAAGTAACCATTTAATACCGTTACTTTCTCACCATTTTCGTCTTCAAATGTCGCCATTATCATGCGCTTTTGGTGTTCATCATTATCTGTTGGAAAGCCCTTTTGAACGGAAATAGGTTCTTGCTTACATAGCATGGCTACGCCGTAATGCGCCTTTTGACCATGAAAGTAAACTTTGTAGCCCATTGCTTCTACGTCTTCGATAGGAAAAGCTTCGTCATGAACTTTGATTTCTTGAAGGCCAATTACGTCGGGCTGATGTTTGTCGATGACTGCTTGAAGTTGATGAAGGCGAGCTCGTAGACCGTTGATATTAAAGCTGATGACTTTCATGAAAATCCTTAAATGGAAACAGTGAGAATTAGAGAAATACTAGCATCTTATAGTGGTGTAGAGCGACAATAAAGGAGCGAATATATATTGATAGTCAACGTAGTTAGTTACTCTTATTAACATTTATGTAAACTTTAGTATGATCTATCAAATGAATATGGTGTAATCAAGGACTAAGCTATTCATAAGGTTATGGAAGTCATTTGGCTTATTATAAGGATGTACAACAATGCGATCTCTCTCGGTACAGTGGAAAATTACCTTACTGGCGGGCTGTTGCCTGCTGATTACCTCTTTATCCCTCATTGGCTTTTCCATATACAACGCCACTTCTAATCAAAAAGTCATAAAAACGCTGAGTTCTGAGTCGGTTATCGACAAGTCCCAACAACTATTGGCTTCCGTATCACAGCTAAATTCAAAAGAAGTTCAACAATATATAGATGAAGCTTTGCATCGAGCTGAAATGCTGTCTGCTACAGCATTATTTTTAAAGAATAATGCGGAAGAAAACTTCACACCTAGTGAAGAACTACGGACTGCACTTGATGAAATGGTTCGACAATCGGTTATTAATTTTGACTCCATTCAAGGAGCATATTTGGTGTTTGAGCCGAATATGCTTGATGGCGAAGATGATAACTATGTTGATGCTGGTTACGTTGGATCCAATGAAGTTGGTCGTTTTGCTCCCTATTGGAAAGTTTCAGATAACGGAAAGAACGTTTTAGCTAATGTAATATCTGAAAAAACGTTTAATGATAGTGCTAATAGCGAGCGCTTCTTTTGTCCTATTTCAAGTGGGGAAACTTGTGTTAGTACGCCGAAGCTAATTGAAACTGAGCTGGGACGTATTCTTGCGACATCAATATCTGTCCCTATCGTTGTTGATGGTGTGTCTGTTGGATTTTTAGGGATTGATTTACGACTTGATGGACTCACTGGGATCATCCGTGAAACTGATGAAAGTTTATTTAACGGCAGTGGCGCAGTGTATGTTGTGAGTTTAGATGGTTCAGTTATCGCAACTGATAATGCGTCAATACCAGCGGGAAGTGCTTTCTCTAGCGAACAAATTTCAAGTGATGCAATGACGGATCTCCTTTTCGGCGAAGAAGTGACAACCCAGTGGAGTGAAGATAACCAATGGTTGATTTCATTCGCACCTGTGCGTTCGGCAAACCAAATTTGGGGCGTGCTATTTGAAATGCCTCGTTCAAGTGTGATCGCAGATGCGGAAAGGCTTGATGGTATTATTAGCCATAAAGTTGAAGATGGGATTAAAACGGAGATACTTGCAGGTTCATTATTTGTGGTGATTGGTTTAGCCGTTATCTTTATTGCTTCTCTTTCTATTGTTAAGCCGATTCGAGAAGTGGTGGCGAGGCTAAATGATATTGCTTCAGGTGAAGGTGATTTAACTCAACGATTAGATGTTAAATCCCAAGATGAAATTGGTCAGCTTGCTCAAGGTTTTAACTTATTCTTAGATAAGCTCCAGCATACGATTAAACAAGTTATTCAAACGACAGAGCAAGTTGCTGAAACTACCACTAGAGCGAAATCAACAGCTTCAGAAACTAGATACAGCAGCGAATCTCAGTTTAAAGAAGTAGACTTGGTGGCTACGGCTTCTGAAGAAATGACACAGACTTCAGGGTTAGTGGTACAAAATGCAGAAGTTGCAGTAAAAGCTGCCACACAAGCAAACCAGTCAGCGAAACAAGGCCAGCAAGTAATTGAGCTTTCAGCA
This window harbors:
- a CDS encoding ABC transporter substrate-binding protein, which encodes MKKWLLVAALAATAATGVAQAKEWKTVRFGIEGAYPPFSWTEADGSLKGFDVDMANALCTEMQVKCKIVAQDWDGIIPSLLARKYDAIIAAMSITEERKKKIDFTGKYALIPNKFIAKKGAGINFDDLSGQKIAVQRATTHDKYLTDNYGDKVSIVRYGSFDEAYLDLANGRVVAVLGDASALEEGVLNKAGGEAYEFVGPSLTDPKWFGDGFGIALRKQDKDLTKKLDAAILSLREKGVYQDIAAKYFNYDVYGQ
- a CDS encoding ImpA family metalloprotease — translated: MNKYGLICILALVISGCGGSDGGGSSVSKTPVEQALDTGDASLVEEPNELIEASVSLVEEYKSDYTEIKRHLSVASDGTVLSNLHWDPTHDTAIITPTYGFNDAILKTNKAMISGYEDQELVIGVAGFQSNGSRYAALASNPFRTQQRFPESVNPEMETWLLNLVSWISGSNDKPQNIVLAQMDQSHYFPDDGATRKWLTENNLGLTSINADDQCDGQKLSQCIADKPDLLIISQKLNSGDDIDNVLDGVRLAFEQKIPVLYLHLDGGMTELGNELFSLMNITYVGDNYWRKLGLTNWDSTQLIDQVPESIALQQELLKKFHDESFTVNLQECDDKSCSDASLMADQFYPAAQSIQQHLTALDKNKVDLFATSDYQYEKLLILLADKYRQDVSFPMDKESTRTIDFLKSYYSDYTLYHSRELNAAQPDLGNFSTKSFKDIERLNKTVQMESKRNFRSAGVYVIPGQTFKVTRVDQNSVATSIVINSLRSGATHEFSTDGYARPKFLTSTSYRVEPGETISLTSAYGGTVQVHFDTNDIDVELRFENIAQHPIWRSDNDNESFVAQLAEAKFDWAELITPGFEVHSKLEKMQESVSPANWAKPEDMAAATEKYVHDLPHALAGFEGPGITNIQEIHQYGKDQGWEIQTIDIVKHMNADQATCGYGCSGNPYDAYWNFNPLGHGDLHELGHGLEKSRFRFSGWDGHSTTNYYSYYSKSRYYADEGAVSACQGLDFKGQFELLQQSRLEADPNAFMAAQNQTSWSWGARVYIQMMMSTQNQNVLNNGWHLLGRLHLIEREFNRLKSSDELWNTRKGTIGFASYTREEANDLNNDDWQLVALSYVSEHDMRNYLDMWGFSFSDKAKEQVASLNLNEMPLNYFASSNQGYCLDEFAVKPVSINGTNSWPLN
- a CDS encoding DUF3360 family protein, with amino-acid sequence MSDVVNNKNSEVEEKSYQELHRPASEFENRSDYLDHELQIMKPRRFGLNLPGRDFRFELEDLVPALAGTIGIIAMYSAVMMSWADGLTQAWDHVNLGKEFAIEVARVEMLIPALLFCILASGFFNPKANLAGNHGPMIPLIGTIALAGAHPLALAILIGVFGLILSFLKGGSKLVNLTSEGTAGGLLIFLGLTGTMSQINSIQAWAVGLQSSTVEAGSMGYVGLIVLAITIAIYAFLAKVNKRWLAIPVCAFTGLAIALVLGAGFDIVFETEMGIPNLNPVYWWGSTSEGWMLGLPNVEHFIASLPFAILAVAMWSPDFLGHRIFQELNYPKRSEKVLMDVDDTMTMCSVRQMVGTAVGGGNITSSWGTYMIPAAIAKRPIPGGAILLGSLCIIVAILGFPMDVAVWPPVMRVALLVGVSLPLLEAGMQMVKDSKDSQAAGICIFGSAVVNPVLAWALTMLLDNNGLIGDKERAKRLSFVDKIVIPVGVLVICLVAMLAVGMLESQYGLKAWL
- a CDS encoding ABC transporter permease: MDFSLIVESLPIYLDGLWTTTWLVCLALVLGLAIAIPLAIARNSPNMLINAPSWSFIYFFRGTPLLVQLYLIYYGMDQFFPVKDTLWEHAWFCALVAFVLNTSAYTAEIIRGAINGLPKGEVEAAKAYGMSTAKTYRRIILPSALRRALPAYSNEVIFMLHGSAVAGIVTIMDLTGAARLVNSRYYAPFESFLTAGLFYMGLTFIIIAIFKYAEKRFLAYLRPLS
- a CDS encoding ABC transporter permease, whose amino-acid sequence is MFDLQGYEASILSGALLTIEVALLSLILAMVLGMLGALAKLAPYRWARAIATLYTTVIRGIPDLVLMMLIFFGGQILLNNSLYSINEWLNEWFTSSDPNHEWTSYLPDYIDVSPFVAGVLTIGFIFGAYMAETFRGAIMAVDHGEMEAAKAYGMSPVLAFRRILLPQMIRHALPGFGNNWLVLLKTTALVSIIGLEDMVRVSALAAGSTKMPFTFYMTVALIFLFFTSVSTGALKLVERKFSIHAR
- a CDS encoding ABC transporter ATP-binding protein, whose product is MKDVPALDIKDLHKTFGQNEVLKGISLSAHKGDVVSIIGSSGSGKSTFLRCINLLETPTAGEIWVNGELIQMKNNRQGVSVPSNEKQVQRIRSRLAMVFQGFNLWSHLTVLENVIEAPVHVLGVPKAQAIENAELLLKKVGLYERKDYYPGHLSGGQQQRAAIARALAVDPEVMLFDEPTSALDPELVGEVLGVMRDLAEEGRTMLVVTHEMAFARDVSNHVMFLHQGLVEEQGDPAKLFTQPESERLQQFISSIY
- a CDS encoding methyl-accepting chemotaxis protein, producing the protein MRSLSVQWKITLLAGCCLLITSLSLIGFSIYNATSNQKVIKTLSSESVIDKSQQLLASVSQLNSKEVQQYIDEALHRAEMLSATALFLKNNAEENFTPSEELRTALDEMVRQSVINFDSIQGAYLVFEPNMLDGEDDNYVDAGYVGSNEVGRFAPYWKVSDNGKNVLANVISEKTFNDSANSERFFCPISSGETCVSTPKLIETELGRILATSISVPIVVDGVSVGFLGIDLRLDGLTGIIRETDESLFNGSGAVYVVSLDGSVIATDNASIPAGSAFSSEQISSDAMTDLLFGEEVTTQWSEDNQWLISFAPVRSANQIWGVLFEMPRSSVIADAERLDGIISHKVEDGIKTEILAGSLFVVIGLAVIFIASLSIVKPIREVVARLNDIASGEGDLTQRLDVKSQDEIGQLAQGFNLFLDKLQHTIKQVIQTTEQVAETTTRAKSTASETRYSSESQFKEVDLVATASEEMTQTSGLVVQNAEVAVKAATQANQSAKQGQQVIELSAEEMIKLVDRMSSAVPIVEDLAKNNSNITEILTVIEGISEQTNLLALNAAIEAARAGEQGRGFAVVADEVRNLASRTQSSVGEIREVIGKVHAGTQDVVEAIQEGNVLANDTAEHVQKAVQDLSAIFESIAAISDMNNQIVRAAEEQQSVSGEVNQSVSNIRDLSAQILENAGSSEQVGQEIDQLVNQQKDLVNQFKV
- the xthA gene encoding exodeoxyribonuclease III; this encodes MKVISFNINGLRARLHQLQAVIDKHQPDVIGLQEIKVHDEAFPIEDVEAMGYKVYFHGQKAHYGVAMLCKQEPISVQKGFPTDNDEHQKRMIMATFEDENGEKVTVLNGYFPQGDNVKHETKYPYKRQFYTDLMTYLTEHHTKEEQVIVMGDINISPIDADIGIGEPNAKRWLKTGKCSFQPEEREWLKTLMDWGFEDTFRKLYPSVNDQYSWFDYRSKGFPDNRGLRIDVVLATPKLAAKCIEAGIDYELRGIEKPSDHAPIWSTFK